A genomic window from Alkalihalobacillus sp. AL-G includes:
- a CDS encoding Ger(x)C family spore germination protein, with the protein MRKNTVKILITLITVSILSGCWDTKDINHRSLPIVMGVSMVEDQFKIHLQIPEPFPNTIQVKVVSETGETVSKAVDKLSTNMESRIDLLHVKVIVIDKELAKKGVKPLISGFMRARDVSPKALVVISDEEIEPFFSNLKNSTDPQGTTLFDFFDKSAGWNPQIALTRVWEVYRSIHSYTRDVAVPIVKSGESTLVEHLGSAILKNGKMVEHIETDETLLVNAFYEEGTYGKVEVMDEATVMIVGNKMDHKSQFIDQVPYLNSQLYLKVVLLETKGNPTSKEIKASLETLLTERFNEMFKKIQESEADILGTGQYFRTEIPSEKLKHWRSDYYPDLKVNLQVHTVIQNEGQLKLVAD; encoded by the coding sequence ATGAGAAAAAATACCGTTAAAATATTGATTACTCTAATTACTGTGTCTATATTAAGCGGTTGTTGGGACACCAAAGATATCAATCATCGCTCTTTGCCGATTGTAATGGGAGTTTCCATGGTAGAAGACCAATTTAAAATACATCTTCAAATACCGGAACCTTTTCCAAATACGATACAGGTCAAGGTCGTTTCAGAAACCGGAGAGACAGTGAGTAAAGCAGTAGATAAACTTAGTACTAATATGGAAAGCAGGATCGATTTACTACATGTGAAAGTGATTGTAATCGACAAGGAGTTGGCGAAGAAAGGAGTTAAACCCCTCATTTCTGGATTTATGAGGGCTCGTGATGTTTCTCCAAAAGCATTGGTGGTGATCAGCGATGAAGAAATTGAACCATTCTTTTCCAACCTGAAAAACTCCACTGATCCGCAAGGCACCACTCTCTTTGATTTCTTTGATAAAAGTGCAGGATGGAATCCGCAAATTGCCCTTACAAGAGTGTGGGAGGTCTATCGGAGTATTCATTCCTATACAAGAGATGTTGCTGTGCCCATTGTGAAGTCTGGGGAAAGTACACTAGTGGAACACCTTGGATCCGCTATCCTTAAGAATGGCAAGATGGTTGAACATATTGAGACAGATGAAACTCTGCTTGTAAATGCATTCTATGAGGAAGGCACATATGGGAAAGTGGAAGTCATGGATGAAGCGACAGTCATGATCGTTGGCAATAAGATGGATCATAAAAGTCAGTTCATTGATCAAGTACCTTACTTGAATAGCCAGCTTTATTTGAAAGTTGTCCTTTTGGAGACTAAAGGGAACCCTACTTCAAAAGAAATAAAGGCTTCTCTTGAAACACTGCTTACAGAACGCTTCAACGAGATGTTCAAAAAAATACAAGAGAGTGAAGCTGACATATTAGGGACTGGTCAATATTTCAGAACCGAAATCCCTAGCGAAAAGCTGAAACATTGGAGATCTGATTATTATCCTGATCTAAAGGTGAATCTTCAAGTTCATACGGTCATCCAAAATGAAGGACAATTAAAGTTAGTGGCTGATTAA
- a CDS encoding TIGR03943 family protein: MRFHLQQLLRAVILAAFAIFFIKLHYTGDITKYINPKYEMMSQFAAGVFVFLFLIQLFRIWEKGHHQHDEHCSADCGHDHGHSASFPKKIVSYSIIIFPLFTGYALSPAVLDSSIAAKKGSFLPQKTSNSIESASEVKETPQEKDGTSSVDITNDQSDRNNIDQQDDNKALPNNNYLTQEEFDKKIGKLDELDVIKMEGDVFSSYYEGISMDPNAFVGKKIKLSGFVYKEEGFNANQLVISRFLITHCVADASIIGFLSEFDQASKLKQDTWIEIDGVLGVTTYNEVEMSMIKVNKWKVIEEPSEPYVYPLLIKIK, from the coding sequence ATGCGCTTTCACTTGCAACAATTGTTAAGAGCAGTAATTTTAGCAGCTTTTGCAATTTTTTTTATAAAATTGCATTATACAGGCGACATAACAAAATATATAAATCCAAAGTATGAGATGATGAGCCAATTTGCTGCAGGAGTATTCGTTTTTCTCTTTTTGATTCAGCTTTTCAGGATATGGGAAAAGGGTCATCATCAACATGATGAACATTGCTCCGCTGATTGTGGCCATGACCATGGACATTCAGCTTCATTCCCCAAAAAAATAGTAAGTTATTCGATCATTATCTTTCCGTTATTCACTGGGTATGCACTATCACCAGCTGTATTGGATTCTTCCATTGCAGCTAAAAAAGGGTCCTTTTTACCACAAAAGACAAGTAACAGTATAGAGTCCGCATCTGAAGTAAAAGAGACGCCTCAGGAAAAAGATGGCACATCTTCCGTGGATATTACAAATGATCAATCCGACCGTAACAACATTGATCAACAAGATGATAATAAAGCTTTACCAAATAATAATTATCTAACTCAAGAGGAATTTGATAAAAAAATAGGGAAGTTAGATGAATTAGATGTAATAAAAATGGAAGGGGATGTTTTTTCATCTTATTATGAAGGAATTAGTATGGATCCAAATGCATTTGTTGGGAAAAAAATTAAGTTAAGTGGCTTCGTGTATAAAGAAGAAGGATTTAATGCAAATCAACTAGTAATATCTAGGTTTTTGATTACACATTGTGTAGCTGATGCGAGTATCATAGGATTTTTATCTGAATTTGATCAAGCGAGTAAATTGAAACAAGACACATGGATTGAAATTGACGGGGTATTGGGTGTTACAACTTACAATGAGGTTGAAATGTCAATGATAAAAGTGAATAAATGGAAAGTGATAGAAGAACCTTCCGAACCCTATGTCTATCCATTATTAATCAAAATTAAGTAA
- a CDS encoding permease produces MFRWLYSYKIDFTAIIVIGIAFYFISFSQFFGQELSLDVPNSFQQLNTIFLSILIEAIPFVLIGVLIAGFIQIFITEEHIRRWIPENKFFAVVMSCIVGAFFPACECGIVPIVRRLIKKGVPLHAGIGFLLTGPLINPIVILSTYMAFGNDIRMASLRMGVGFVAALFIALIISQLYKTNQLKHSIYDMNLTTALTNSKRSFIDRLIDMIKHSIDEFFDMGKYLIIGAFIAASVQTYVSAKSLFLFGEGLLGSSLVMMGLAFILSLCSEADAFIGASFRNLFPSTSILAFLVYGPMIDLKNTIMLLSVFKVKFVLILVFLITLIVFICVNLSSLL; encoded by the coding sequence ATGTTTCGTTGGCTTTATTCATATAAAATTGATTTTACAGCTATAATCGTTATTGGCATTGCTTTTTATTTTATTTCCTTTAGTCAATTTTTTGGACAGGAATTATCACTTGATGTACCTAATTCTTTCCAACAATTAAATACTATTTTTCTTAGTATTTTAATAGAAGCGATCCCATTTGTGTTAATAGGGGTACTGATTGCAGGTTTTATTCAAATTTTCATTACAGAAGAACATATCCGGCGTTGGATACCTGAAAATAAGTTTTTTGCTGTTGTGATGAGCTGTATTGTCGGCGCGTTCTTTCCTGCTTGTGAATGTGGAATTGTCCCAATTGTAAGAAGGTTAATAAAAAAAGGTGTACCCTTACATGCTGGCATAGGTTTTCTGTTGACAGGTCCGTTAATCAACCCGATTGTTATTTTATCTACATATATGGCGTTTGGGAATGACATTAGAATGGCAAGCTTACGTATGGGAGTGGGCTTTGTAGCTGCCCTGTTCATTGCACTTATCATTAGTCAACTATATAAAACGAACCAATTGAAGCATTCCATATATGATATGAACCTGACAACAGCTTTAACGAATAGCAAAAGATCTTTTATTGATAGATTAATCGATATGATCAAACATTCAATTGATGAGTTTTTTGATATGGGGAAATATTTAATCATCGGTGCTTTTATAGCAGCTTCTGTACAAACCTATGTATCTGCAAAATCACTTTTCTTATTTGGTGAAGGGCTATTAGGGTCTTCACTTGTAATGATGGGGCTTGCCTTCATCTTATCATTATGCTCAGAGGCTGATGCTTTTATTGGTGCATCATTTAGAAATCTATTCCCTTCTACTTCGATATTAGCATTTTTAGTGTATGGGCCAATGATTGATCTGAAGAACACAATAATGTTATTGAGTGTGTTTAAGGTAAAGTTTGTATTAATCTTAGTATTTTTAATTACGTTGATTGTATTTATATGTGTTAATTTATCTAGTTTATTGTAA
- a CDS encoding metal ABC transporter solute-binding protein, Zn/Mn family: MFKKFVGVLSLFTVIFTLAACGGEATNSSESEKEPQGSNEELKIFTTVYPLQFFAEQIAGNQASVESILPPGSDTHTYEPTTKEMLEIAESDAFIYNGAGLESYANQISESIQSEDVKILEASKGINLEEHVHNHEGEEGSHEDEHAGHNHGDQDPHIWLDPILSIQLAEHIKDLLVELKPEQEEAFHKNFEELKGKLENLDQEFHAQLESLPENKIIVSHAAYGYWEKSYGIEQIAVSGLSPSNEPSQKQVQKIIETAKEYGLNHVFFEQNVTPKVADLVRKEIDAEALRIHNLSVLTEEDIRNNEDYFTLMNHNLEELKKALSEPSSGESSKSKEDGEHEHGHAHDEETEKIYEGYFEDSQVKNRSLSDWEGDWQSVYPYLQDGTLNEVFAYKAEHEGDMTAEEYKEYYNEGYQTDVGRIAIQDDTVTFFKNGEEYSGEYIYDGYEILTYDAGNRGVRYVFKLEEEAEGLPRYIQFSDHSIYPTEANHYHLYWGDDRKALLDEVTNWPTYYPSEMDGHDIAYEMMEH; the protein is encoded by the coding sequence TTGTTTAAAAAATTTGTAGGCGTACTTAGTTTATTTACTGTAATTTTTACGTTGGCTGCGTGTGGAGGAGAAGCAACAAACAGTAGTGAAAGCGAAAAAGAACCACAAGGGTCTAACGAAGAGTTAAAGATTTTTACAACGGTTTATCCTCTTCAGTTTTTTGCTGAACAAATCGCAGGGAATCAAGCTTCTGTGGAATCTATTCTGCCGCCGGGATCAGATACGCATACTTATGAACCAACCACCAAAGAAATGCTGGAAATCGCTGAATCCGATGCTTTCATTTATAATGGAGCAGGTTTAGAGTCATATGCAAACCAAATCTCCGAATCTATTCAATCTGAAGACGTCAAGATACTAGAAGCGTCAAAAGGAATTAACTTGGAAGAGCATGTTCATAACCATGAAGGAGAGGAAGGCAGTCACGAGGACGAACATGCTGGACATAATCATGGGGATCAAGATCCGCACATTTGGCTGGATCCTATTCTTTCTATTCAGTTGGCGGAGCATATAAAAGATTTATTAGTTGAATTAAAACCTGAGCAAGAAGAAGCGTTTCACAAAAACTTTGAAGAGTTAAAAGGAAAGCTTGAAAACTTAGACCAAGAGTTCCATGCACAGCTTGAAAGTTTACCAGAGAATAAAATTATTGTATCTCATGCAGCTTATGGCTATTGGGAGAAATCCTATGGGATCGAGCAAATCGCAGTGTCCGGCTTGAGCCCTTCTAACGAGCCTTCACAAAAACAGGTACAAAAGATCATTGAGACTGCTAAAGAGTACGGTTTGAATCATGTGTTTTTTGAACAGAATGTAACTCCTAAAGTGGCGGACTTAGTTAGAAAGGAAATCGATGCAGAGGCTTTACGGATACACAATTTATCCGTTTTGACAGAAGAAGATATAAGGAATAATGAGGACTACTTTACACTCATGAACCACAACTTAGAGGAACTAAAAAAAGCTTTATCTGAACCTTCGTCCGGGGAATCTTCTAAGTCAAAAGAGGATGGTGAACACGAGCACGGTCATGCACATGATGAAGAAACAGAAAAAATTTATGAAGGATATTTTGAAGACAGTCAAGTGAAGAATCGATCACTTTCCGATTGGGAAGGAGACTGGCAGTCTGTATACCCATATCTTCAAGATGGTACGCTTAACGAAGTATTTGCTTATAAAGCAGAACATGAAGGTGACATGACAGCGGAAGAATATAAGGAATATTATAATGAAGGGTACCAAACAGATGTTGGTCGTATTGCAATACAAGACGACACTGTAACGTTCTTCAAAAATGGAGAAGAATATTCTGGGGAGTATATCTACGATGGGTACGAAATTCTAACATATGATGCGGGAAATAGAGGGGTAAGATACGTGTTTAAACTAGAAGAAGAAGCTGAAGGACTTCCTCGATATATTCAGTTTAGTGATCATAGTATCTATCCGACTGAAGCTAATCACTATCACCTGTATTGGGGTGACGACCGTAAAGCTTTATTGGATGAAGTAACCAACTGGCCTACTTACTACCCATCAGAAATGGATGGCCATGACATTGCTTATGAAATGATGGAGCATTAA
- a CDS encoding PDZ domain-containing protein — protein MIDQVIEILKGTGWFFLNPLFYAILIFTGIHAVTRVKRERSDFFVRVYDVLDDYARGIFPGLVVGLIFSVLSVFAGLFLPFGVIAVMSLFYILLGLTLRKNFLNPVFAGALTYVSAAYLPPIETGVQLIDTWIAGLQGAPLGMIALLVAMFLVMEGVLLISVGAEHTSPILLRGKRGKGIGAHVVSRIWLVPMFVLVPGTTIATTSWFPFLQIGETGVGLALVPFAIGFHHAVSQSLPGPIVKAFGVRIFWLGLILLAGSIALIYFDLPVFGIAVVGFAVVVRTVLILYYRKLEVERAPYFSALNEGIRVLGIIPGSPASKMNVSIGERITRVNGITMERVEDFYMALQSNAAYCKLQVLDFNGEVRFVQRSLYENEHHELGLLFAQPEKAKRKRAIG, from the coding sequence ATGATAGATCAAGTAATTGAGATTTTAAAAGGGACAGGCTGGTTTTTCCTAAATCCTCTGTTCTATGCCATTCTTATCTTTACCGGAATTCATGCGGTGACACGTGTAAAAAGGGAGCGGAGTGATTTTTTTGTTCGGGTTTATGATGTGCTGGATGATTATGCGCGCGGGATTTTTCCAGGGCTCGTAGTCGGATTGATTTTTTCCGTTTTAAGCGTGTTCGCTGGACTGTTTTTACCTTTTGGCGTCATTGCTGTCATGTCTTTGTTTTACATACTTCTAGGTCTTACTTTACGGAAAAATTTCTTGAATCCAGTGTTTGCAGGGGCGTTAACCTATGTAAGTGCAGCATACCTTCCACCGATTGAAACGGGAGTCCAGCTGATTGATACATGGATAGCGGGTTTGCAAGGGGCACCTCTAGGGATGATCGCGTTGCTCGTTGCGATGTTTCTTGTCATGGAAGGCGTGCTGCTCATATCTGTTGGTGCTGAGCATACGTCACCGATTTTGTTGCGTGGTAAAAGAGGTAAAGGCATTGGTGCACATGTCGTCAGTCGGATTTGGCTTGTACCGATGTTCGTGCTCGTGCCGGGAACGACGATTGCGACGACGAGCTGGTTCCCGTTTTTGCAAATTGGGGAAACAGGTGTCGGTTTGGCTCTTGTGCCGTTTGCAATCGGATTTCACCATGCGGTTTCTCAGTCATTGCCTGGGCCGATAGTAAAAGCGTTTGGTGTACGTATTTTCTGGCTTGGATTGATTCTATTGGCGGGGTCGATTGCACTCATATATTTCGATCTGCCTGTGTTCGGAATCGCTGTTGTTGGATTTGCGGTGGTCGTCCGAACTGTCTTGATTTTATATTATCGAAAGCTTGAGGTGGAACGGGCACCTTATTTCAGCGCATTAAATGAGGGGATCCGCGTTCTTGGGATCATTCCGGGATCACCTGCCTCGAAAATGAATGTGTCGATCGGGGAGCGTATCACTCGTGTGAATGGAATCACGATGGAGCGGGTTGAGGATTTTTACATGGCGTTACAGAGCAATGCTGCGTATTGTAAGCTCCAGGTTCTTGATTTTAACGGGGAAGTTCGATTTGTTCAACGATCGTTGTATGAAAATGAGCATCATGAGCTCGGACTGCTCTTCGCCCAGCCGGAAAAAGCCAAACGCAAAAGGGCGATCGGGTAG
- a CDS encoding S41 family peptidase, whose translation MKGKVITLIVAGSLAVGAGGTYAGMTLFSDEESSSPLEEAAEKSLGIDLGEGSGTDEEFEKIEKTYELISKQYYQKIEKEKLLEGAIQGMVETLGDPYSVYMDAETAEQFSDTLESSFEGIGAEVTMMDGYVTIVAPFEDSPAENAGLRPKDQIVSINGESTKGLNLYDAVLKIRGKKGTTVTLGVKRPGVNDTLSIKVKRDEIPIETVYSDVIENDGKKIGHIRITSFSKDTADDFEKQLKSLEDKEIDGLIVDVRGNPGGYLQSVENIAKLFVTKDEPIVQIEARNGEKQRFFSSRSKERGYPIVGLIDRGSASASEILAAALKEAGGYELVGETSFGKGTVQQAVDMDDGSSIKLTMFKWLTPDGNWINEKGVKPTIEVKQPEYFYASPITVEKPLAFDMNGDQVKNVQTILKGLGFNPGRTDGYFDEETETAVRAFQNANGLTVSGKVNKETASKMEEKLLDRVDQRKYDLQLQTAIEVLFK comes from the coding sequence TTGAAAGGGAAAGTGATCACATTAATCGTCGCTGGCTCACTTGCAGTTGGTGCTGGTGGAACATATGCTGGAATGACGTTATTTTCAGATGAGGAAAGCTCCTCACCACTAGAAGAAGCCGCGGAAAAAAGTCTCGGAATTGATTTAGGCGAAGGTTCCGGAACAGACGAAGAATTTGAAAAGATTGAAAAAACGTACGAATTGATTTCGAAGCAGTATTATCAAAAGATTGAAAAGGAAAAGCTGTTGGAAGGCGCGATTCAGGGCATGGTAGAAACCCTTGGCGATCCTTATTCCGTTTATATGGATGCGGAAACGGCTGAACAATTCAGTGATACGCTTGAGTCGTCTTTTGAAGGAATAGGTGCAGAGGTTACGATGATGGATGGTTATGTGACGATCGTAGCACCGTTTGAGGATTCTCCAGCTGAAAATGCAGGATTACGTCCGAAAGACCAGATTGTTTCGATTAATGGCGAGAGCACGAAAGGTCTTAATCTATACGATGCCGTTTTAAAAATTCGTGGTAAAAAAGGGACGACGGTCACACTTGGAGTTAAGCGTCCTGGAGTAAATGATACGCTTTCGATTAAAGTAAAGCGTGATGAAATTCCGATTGAAACGGTTTACTCCGATGTAATTGAAAATGATGGAAAGAAAATTGGTCACATCAGAATTACGTCCTTTTCAAAGGACACAGCTGATGATTTTGAAAAACAGCTGAAATCCCTCGAAGATAAAGAAATTGATGGATTGATTGTTGACGTTCGTGGTAATCCCGGCGGTTACCTCCAAAGCGTCGAGAACATTGCCAAGCTGTTCGTGACCAAGGATGAACCGATCGTACAGATCGAAGCACGGAACGGTGAAAAACAGCGGTTCTTCTCATCCAGATCGAAAGAGAGAGGGTATCCGATTGTCGGTCTTATTGATCGCGGAAGTGCCTCTGCCTCCGAAATTTTAGCTGCTGCGCTAAAAGAAGCGGGCGGATACGAGCTTGTTGGTGAAACGTCATTCGGTAAAGGAACCGTTCAACAAGCGGTCGATATGGATGATGGAAGCAGCATCAAGCTTACGATGTTCAAATGGCTGACACCGGATGGCAACTGGATCAATGAAAAAGGGGTTAAGCCGACGATCGAAGTGAAGCAGCCTGAATACTTTTACGCAAGTCCGATAACGGTTGAAAAACCGTTAGCCTTCGATATGAATGGTGATCAGGTGAAAAATGTCCAGACGATTTTGAAAGGGCTTGGGTTCAATCCAGGTAGGACAGATGGTTATTTTGATGAAGAAACAGAAACTGCCGTCCGTGCCTTCCAAAATGCTAACGGTCTAACGGTATCGGGTAAAGTGAATAAAGAAACTGCGAGTAAAATGGAAGAGAAGCTGCTGGACAGAGTCGACCAAAGAAAATATGACCTTCAGCTTCAAACCGCAATCGAAGTTCTGTTTAAATAA
- a CDS encoding murein hydrolase activator EnvC produces MKKKLIIAVASLSLLLGSVPGITAENEALANSLDDKISDVKEKRSEIKSKQDETKDKIEELKEHQKQLDGQIKKLDMQVADTQGKIETKEDEIQQTKEEIEKLKGEIEVLKKRIAERDEMLKSRVTAMYENGGSVQYIEVLLGSQSFGDFLDRVFALNQIAEQDKQILEAHRADKKAVEKAKKEVESKLEGLKKQMDELEALKDELNAKVQEKNALLSDLKAEEEQMHAHLHKLEDEADLLAKQQAAFVAEKRRQEAARRAAANSGSTAATPTVTGGMFMKPAAGIYTSGFGQRWGEMHPGVDIARNGSVPIVASAAGTVIKSYYSTSYGNVIFIAHYINGQTYTTVYAHMRKRYIGTGSTVKKGQTIGLMGSTGYSTGQHLHFEIHQGSWNVNKTNAIDPLNFF; encoded by the coding sequence GTGAAAAAGAAACTGATTATAGCGGTAGCTTCACTAAGTTTATTACTTGGAAGCGTTCCTGGTATCACTGCCGAGAACGAAGCGCTTGCCAATTCACTTGATGATAAAATCTCTGATGTGAAGGAAAAACGATCGGAAATCAAATCGAAACAGGATGAAACTAAAGACAAAATAGAAGAGCTTAAAGAGCATCAGAAACAGTTGGACGGCCAAATTAAGAAGTTAGATATGCAGGTTGCCGACACCCAAGGCAAGATTGAAACAAAAGAGGATGAAATTCAACAAACAAAAGAGGAAATCGAAAAGCTTAAAGGCGAAATTGAAGTGTTGAAAAAGCGGATCGCTGAACGTGATGAAATGCTGAAGAGTCGTGTAACGGCGATGTATGAAAACGGCGGTTCGGTTCAATACATAGAAGTGTTGCTCGGTTCCCAGAGCTTTGGCGATTTCCTTGATCGTGTCTTTGCCTTGAACCAAATCGCTGAGCAGGATAAACAGATCCTAGAAGCGCATAGAGCGGATAAAAAAGCGGTGGAAAAGGCGAAAAAGGAAGTTGAATCAAAGCTTGAAGGCCTGAAAAAGCAAATGGATGAATTGGAAGCCCTAAAAGATGAGCTTAATGCAAAGGTTCAAGAGAAAAATGCTTTGCTTAGTGATTTAAAGGCTGAGGAAGAGCAAATGCACGCACATTTGCACAAGCTGGAGGACGAAGCAGATCTTCTTGCTAAGCAGCAAGCAGCGTTTGTAGCAGAAAAGCGTCGTCAAGAGGCAGCTCGTCGTGCGGCAGCAAATAGCGGATCAACAGCAGCAACACCGACAGTAACGGGCGGAATGTTCATGAAACCGGCAGCAGGTATATATACGTCAGGATTCGGACAACGCTGGGGCGAGATGCATCCGGGAGTGGACATTGCTCGAAACGGTTCGGTTCCGATCGTTGCATCAGCAGCGGGTACAGTCATCAAGTCGTACTATTCAACAAGCTATGGAAACGTAATCTTTATTGCCCACTACATCAACGGTCAAACGTACACGACGGTTTATGCACACATGCGTAAGCGTTATATTGGTACAGGTTCAACTGTTAAAAAAGGTCAAACCATCGGACTGATGGGAAGCACTGGATATTCAACCGGTCAGCATTTGCACTTTGAAATCCACCAAGGTTCATGGAATGTAAATAAGACAAATGCAATCGACCCACTGAACTTCTTCTAA
- the ftsX gene encoding permease-like cell division protein FtsX: MKFRTLGRHVKEGFKSLGRNGWMSFASISAVTVTLLLVGVFLVLLLNINSIASQIEDDVEIRVYLDKTTEEAQHQELGQKLEEIEEVSSVKYVPKEEGLKELIKSLGDEGKVFESLEDENPLPDAFAVKTERAQDTPDIAEEIETMQYVSEVRYGKGTVEKLFKITDTARNVGLVLIVGLLFTAMFLIANTIKITIVTRGREIEIMKLVGATNGFIRWPFFVEGFLLGVLGALIPIGILTFAYQFVYEAVSMNMKTILFQLLPVYPLMLQLAGLLVVIGAFIGVWGSMTSVRKFLKV, encoded by the coding sequence ATGAAATTTAGAACCCTTGGTCGTCACGTAAAAGAAGGATTCAAGAGCCTAGGCCGTAATGGCTGGATGTCCTTCGCTTCAATCAGTGCCGTGACAGTTACATTGCTGTTAGTTGGTGTTTTTCTCGTTTTACTATTAAACATTAACTCGATCGCTTCACAGATCGAGGATGATGTCGAAATTCGCGTTTATCTAGATAAAACAACAGAGGAAGCGCAGCATCAGGAATTGGGGCAGAAACTAGAGGAAATTGAGGAAGTATCCAGTGTTAAGTATGTTCCAAAAGAAGAAGGTTTGAAGGAACTGATTAAAAGTTTAGGAGATGAAGGAAAAGTCTTTGAGTCTCTTGAAGATGAAAATCCTTTACCGGATGCTTTTGCGGTTAAAACAGAACGGGCTCAAGACACGCCTGATATTGCGGAAGAGATTGAAACCATGCAATATGTCAGCGAAGTCCGCTACGGAAAAGGAACCGTCGAAAAACTTTTTAAGATAACGGATACAGCCCGTAATGTCGGCTTGGTGCTTATCGTCGGTCTGTTATTTACCGCAATGTTTTTAATAGCCAATACGATTAAAATCACGATTGTCACACGTGGTAGAGAAATAGAGATTATGAAACTAGTAGGCGCAACGAACGGATTCATCAGATGGCCATTTTTTGTCGAAGGATTCCTACTCGGTGTACTAGGTGCGTTGATACCGATCGGCATACTGACCTTTGCCTATCAATTCGTTTATGAAGCGGTCAGCATGAACATGAAAACAATTCTATTCCAGCTTCTACCAGTTTATCCGCTCATGCTTCAACTAGCAGGACTTCTAGTTGTTATCGGAGCATTCATCGGAGTATGGGGCAGCATGACGTCTGTCCGTAAATTTTTAAAAGTGTAG
- the ftsE gene encoding cell division ATP-binding protein FtsE encodes MIEMHDVWKTYPNGVMALNGIDVHIDKGEFVYVVGPSGAGKSTFIKCMYRQEKPTKGSIIINGKSLTKVKERNIPFVRRQIGVVFQDFKLLPKLSVYENVAFALEVIEETPKVIRKRVMEVLDLVGLKNKARFLPDELSGGEQQRVSIARSIVNKPPVLIADEPTGNLDPDTAWGIMDVFDEIGNRGTTIVMATHNKEIVNTIKKRVIAIEGGRIARDEQRGDYGYEI; translated from the coding sequence TTGATAGAAATGCATGACGTATGGAAAACCTATCCGAATGGCGTTATGGCGCTGAACGGGATAGACGTCCATATCGACAAAGGGGAATTTGTCTATGTAGTCGGTCCAAGTGGTGCGGGTAAATCGACATTCATTAAATGTATGTACCGCCAGGAAAAGCCGACGAAGGGGAGCATTATTATTAACGGTAAAAGCCTTACAAAGGTCAAGGAGCGGAATATTCCATTTGTTCGTAGACAAATTGGTGTCGTTTTCCAGGATTTCAAGCTTTTGCCGAAACTATCTGTCTATGAAAATGTCGCGTTTGCTCTCGAGGTCATCGAGGAAACCCCGAAGGTTATCCGAAAACGGGTTATGGAAGTATTGGATCTCGTAGGTCTCAAGAACAAAGCGCGGTTTTTGCCAGATGAGCTATCCGGAGGAGAACAGCAGCGTGTATCGATTGCGCGATCAATCGTCAACAAGCCACCGGTTCTCATCGCGGACGAGCCTACGGGTAACCTCGATCCAGACACAGCATGGGGGATTATGGATGTGTTTGATGAAATCGGTAATCGAGGTACCACTATTGTTATGGCTACCCATAATAAGGAAATTGTAAACACGATTAAGAAAAGGGTTATCGCGATTGAAGGCGGACGCATCGCTCGTGACGAGCAAAGGGGTGATTACGGCTATGAAATTTAG